In Paenibacillus sp. BIC5C1, a genomic segment contains:
- a CDS encoding ABC transporter permease: MKELSHKLSLLWLNYKKNKSIYWMALPVVLYFLVFKYLPMYGAIIAFKDYSVGKGIWGSDWVGLQHFRDFFQSYYFWRILKNTLLLSFYQLLFGFPAPILLALLLNELRHEIFKRTVQTISYIPHFISIVVICGMIVDFSSRDGLFNTIIGYFGGQSSALLSDPANFRTIYTASSIWQELGFSSIIYLAALSGINPELYDAANVDGASRLRQVWHITLPGIIPMIMILLILRIGGLMEIGFEKIILLYNPNVYDTADVISTFVYRKGISESAEFSYTTAVGLFQSVINFALLIGANRLSKVISNTKLF; this comes from the coding sequence ATGAAGGAGTTGTCGCACAAGCTTTCCTTATTATGGCTCAATTACAAAAAGAATAAATCCATCTATTGGATGGCTCTTCCCGTCGTTTTATATTTTCTCGTCTTCAAATACCTCCCGATGTACGGAGCCATCATTGCATTCAAAGACTACTCGGTGGGCAAAGGTATCTGGGGCAGTGATTGGGTCGGATTGCAGCATTTTCGGGATTTCTTTCAGAGCTATTATTTCTGGCGGATTCTGAAGAATACGCTTTTGTTAAGCTTTTATCAGCTGTTGTTTGGTTTCCCGGCTCCCATTCTTCTTGCTCTTCTGCTGAATGAGCTCAGGCATGAAATCTTCAAACGTACGGTGCAGACGATCTCGTACATTCCTCACTTTATTTCCATTGTCGTCATCTGCGGCATGATTGTTGATTTCTCGTCCCGGGATGGACTGTTTAACACCATCATTGGTTATTTTGGCGGTCAGAGCAGTGCGCTTCTCAGCGATCCGGCCAATTTCCGTACCATTTATACTGCCTCATCGATCTGGCAGGAGCTTGGCTTCTCCAGCATTATTTATTTGGCTGCACTTAGCGGCATTAACCCCGAGCTCTACGATGCTGCCAACGTGGACGGAGCGAGTCGTCTTCGCCAGGTATGGCATATCACGCTTCCTGGCATCATCCCGATGATTATGATTCTTCTCATACTCCGCATTGGCGGACTGATGGAGATTGGGTTCGAGAAAATTATTCTGCTCTATAATCCGAATGTGTATGATACGGCAGATGTGATCTCGACGTTTGTCTACCGCAAAGGGATAAGTGAAAGTGCCGAGTTCAGCTATACAACCGCAGTGGGTCTGTTCCAGTCGGTCATTAACTTTGCGCTGTTAATCGGTGCCAACCGCCTGTCCAAGGTGATATCCAATACGAAGCTGTTCTAG
- a CDS encoding carbohydrate ABC transporter permease — translation MRMKRSIGERLFGGANAILMTGLIIVTLYPLLHVLNASLSDSGQLMAHRGLLLFPKGITMDSYKLVLSNPNILSGYRNTIFIVVVGTALNLLFTILGAYTLSRKSFMLRNPIMLAIVFTMFFNGGIIPSYLLINNTLHMGNSLWALIVPGLISSYNLIIMRTSFAEISESLLESARIDGAGEMLILWRIVVPLSMPVIAVMILFYGVGHWNSWFSAILYIRDRNLFPLQLVLREILIQNSTDSMTTGATAMDKEAIGESVKYATVMVATLPILFIYPFLQKYFVKGVMIGAIKE, via the coding sequence TTGCGAATGAAAAGGTCCATTGGTGAGCGGCTGTTTGGCGGTGCCAACGCGATTCTGATGACAGGGTTGATTATCGTAACCTTGTATCCGCTGCTGCATGTGCTGAATGCATCGCTTAGCGACTCAGGTCAACTCATGGCCCATAGAGGTCTGCTGCTTTTCCCCAAAGGAATTACAATGGATAGCTACAAGCTGGTGCTAAGCAACCCCAACATTCTGTCCGGATACCGGAATACGATATTCATTGTGGTGGTGGGCACAGCGCTGAATCTGCTGTTCACCATTCTGGGAGCGTACACGTTGTCCCGCAAAAGCTTTATGCTCCGCAATCCGATTATGCTGGCGATTGTATTCACGATGTTCTTTAACGGCGGAATCATACCGTCTTATCTGTTGATCAATAACACACTTCATATGGGCAACAGCCTCTGGGCTTTGATTGTACCCGGTCTGATCAGCAGCTATAATCTGATTATTATGCGAACTTCCTTTGCTGAAATCTCGGAAAGTCTTCTAGAGTCGGCCCGTATAGACGGGGCGGGAGAGATGCTCATTCTGTGGCGGATCGTCGTACCATTGTCCATGCCCGTTATTGCGGTGATGATTCTCTTTTACGGCGTTGGTCACTGGAATTCATGGTTCAGTGCGATCCTGTATATTCGGGACCGGAACCTGTTTCCGCTTCAACTGGTGCTGCGTGAAATTCTGATTCAGAATAGTACAGATTCGATGACCACAGGAGCGACCGCGATGGACAAAGAGGCTATCGGGGAAAGTGTAAAATACGCAACCGTCATGGTAGCTACCCTGCCTATATTGTTCATCTATCCGTTTCTGCAGAAATACTTTGTTAAAGGTGTTATGATCGGAGCAATCAAAGAATAG
- a CDS encoding helix-turn-helix domain-containing protein yields MKRKSILLSWGISYMVILLIPIVIGAAVFAESRMLLEEEVNRSNMVLLSQVQETIDNQISDIGSISNQLMADSQLMSFINHASEQDARWRFMGIDLIKNLKSTRVGNGLISELYIYIKQPDIALSSSSLIQKNYLYDMFYQGTNVTEEAWTRLMHDSGKSMYRKMEVRSEDRRIEDTLVYIQPFPIQNGADSPATFVVNLDPNRFQQAIDNVRLEKESTVFILDHDGQTLFSTGSLETPYMNGEDLNLFDDAGKRTETIDWNGESVTISQISSKIQDWKYVSIIPTRIYAKKLTVIRDITLGGVAAGLILGGVAAWWFTRRNYRPLGRIMNIISDKVKWKLEQPDDEYGILQSVLIQAWEEQDQFANRLKDQQSVIRSSLLSKLMKGRVQVGEEFASTLERSGIRFETESFAVLLLHIEDVEGLFRSRVREQDQEEKHQFVHLILTNVLEEMIGSIGHVYSADIDGRIAFLINIREREEDTSHRLIRAVEEAQRFIGSRFCVYFSVGVSHVHHRISEIADCFRESEEALEYRLILGIGQIIDPNRIRRPKEELYYPLDLERQLINYIATGNYARSTEVMNEILMTNFAGEPLSVELARCLMFELIGTFLKATEQIKTDDQKEMTQRNDLIRQLFACETFEEIESELLQILETVCQTVHERKRSRSEELKEQLVEFIHESYADVNLGLTHLSERFRFHPTYVSKYFKEQTGVNVIDYINQYRIEQSKKILQAEELTIQDVSERVGFLNSNSFIRVFKKYEGITPGQYKQNSRLVQQEG; encoded by the coding sequence ATGAAGAGAAAAAGCATCCTGTTATCCTGGGGCATTTCTTACATGGTCATTCTGCTCATACCGATTGTGATCGGTGCTGCTGTATTTGCCGAGTCTCGCATGTTGCTTGAGGAAGAAGTGAATCGTTCCAACATGGTGCTGTTATCTCAGGTACAGGAAACTATTGATAACCAGATTAGTGATATTGGCAGCATTAGCAATCAATTAATGGCTGACTCCCAACTCATGAGCTTCATCAATCATGCGTCTGAACAGGATGCCCGCTGGAGGTTCATGGGGATTGATCTGATCAAAAACCTGAAATCCACACGCGTCGGAAATGGCCTGATTAGTGAACTGTATATTTATATCAAACAACCGGATATTGCACTGTCCTCGTCTTCACTTATTCAAAAAAATTATCTATATGACATGTTCTATCAGGGCACCAATGTAACCGAGGAAGCATGGACCCGGCTTATGCATGATTCCGGCAAGAGCATGTACCGAAAGATGGAGGTTCGGAGTGAAGATAGACGGATTGAAGACACGCTGGTCTATATTCAGCCGTTTCCTATTCAGAATGGCGCTGACAGCCCTGCGACCTTTGTCGTTAACCTGGACCCCAACCGATTCCAGCAAGCCATTGATAATGTGCGTTTGGAAAAAGAGAGCACCGTTTTCATTCTGGATCACGACGGTCAAACGTTATTTTCTACCGGATCTCTTGAAACCCCTTACATGAATGGGGAAGACCTTAACCTTTTCGATGATGCTGGGAAAAGAACGGAAACGATCGATTGGAACGGAGAATCCGTGACCATATCGCAGATTTCTTCCAAGATCCAGGACTGGAAGTATGTATCCATCATACCTACCCGAATCTACGCCAAGAAGCTGACGGTTATCCGCGATATTACGCTTGGAGGCGTTGCCGCAGGGCTTATCCTTGGCGGGGTGGCAGCCTGGTGGTTCACCAGACGGAATTACCGTCCGCTGGGACGGATCATGAACATTATCTCGGATAAGGTCAAATGGAAACTGGAGCAGCCGGACGATGAATATGGCATTTTGCAATCTGTTCTGATTCAAGCCTGGGAAGAGCAGGATCAATTTGCGAATAGGCTTAAGGATCAGCAAAGCGTTATACGGAGCAGTCTGCTCTCCAAGCTGATGAAGGGAAGGGTACAGGTTGGTGAGGAATTTGCATCGACTCTGGAACGTTCAGGTATTCGATTCGAGACGGAGTCGTTTGCCGTATTGCTCCTGCACATTGAGGATGTTGAAGGGCTGTTCCGTTCCAGAGTACGTGAGCAGGACCAGGAGGAGAAGCATCAATTTGTGCACCTAATTCTGACCAATGTGCTGGAGGAGATGATCGGCTCAATCGGTCATGTATACTCTGCCGACATTGATGGAAGAATTGCGTTCCTGATCAATATTCGGGAGCGTGAGGAGGATACCAGTCATCGGTTAATTCGTGCAGTCGAAGAAGCCCAACGTTTCATCGGCTCCCGATTCTGCGTGTACTTCTCTGTTGGCGTTAGCCATGTTCATCACCGTATTTCGGAAATCGCGGATTGTTTCCGGGAATCGGAAGAAGCGCTGGAATACAGGCTGATTCTGGGGATCGGCCAAATTATTGACCCGAATCGAATTCGTCGGCCCAAGGAGGAGCTGTATTACCCTCTTGATCTGGAGAGACAGCTCATCAATTATATCGCTACAGGCAATTATGCCCGTTCCACGGAAGTGATGAACGAAATTCTCATGACTAATTTTGCGGGAGAGCCCTTGTCTGTTGAACTGGCTCGCTGTCTGATGTTTGAGTTGATTGGTACCTTTCTGAAGGCTACAGAACAGATCAAGACGGACGATCAGAAAGAGATGACGCAGCGCAACGATCTGATTCGGCAATTGTTTGCATGTGAGACCTTTGAGGAGATCGAGTCCGAATTGCTTCAGATACTGGAGACGGTATGCCAGACGGTGCATGAGCGCAAGCGTTCCCGCAGTGAGGAATTGAAGGAGCAACTGGTGGAATTCATTCATGAGAGTTATGCAGATGTCAATCTGGGCTTGACCCATTTATCCGAGCGGTTTCGGTTTCATCCAACCTATGTCTCCAAGTACTTTAAGGAACAGACCGGAGTCAACGTGATCGATTACATTAACCAATATCGAATTGAGCAATCCAAGAAAATTTTACAGGCAGAGGAATTGACGATCCAGGACGTATCCGAGCGGGTGGGTTTCCTGAACAGCAATTCGTTCATTCGTGTCTTTAAGAAATATGAGGGAATTACACCCGGCCAATATAAGCAAAACAGCAGACTTGTCCAGCAAGAGGGTTGA
- a CDS encoding glycoside hydrolase family 88 protein codes for MWKKAIEDALNVTRRNIGRFEGRFPHVSNGDEHYVLNDNTEWTAGFWSGILWLCTEYTQDPRFREAAVNSVDNFRRRMEQKSIFDHHDIGFLYSLSSKAQWIVEHDAAARKLTLEAADMLMKRWREDAGLIQAWGRKGDVNNGGRIIIDCLLNLPLLFWAYEQTNNDEYRRVAELHALKSRRFLVRGDDSSYHTFYFDQTTGEAIRGGTHQGYNDGSTWTRGQAWGIYGFALCSRYLQNAEMLETAKRLARYFIAHLPEDEVAYWDFDAPQTPETKRDSSASAIVACGLLEIAGRLDEADPERETFRKAAESSMKSLINYYSTQGSDTAEGLLKHGSYSVRGGDSPDDYTIWGDYFYLEALMRLERGIPGYWYDR; via the coding sequence ATGTGGAAAAAAGCTATTGAAGACGCACTCAATGTCACCCGGCGTAATATAGGTCGGTTTGAAGGACGCTTCCCTCATGTTAGTAATGGGGATGAGCACTATGTGCTTAACGATAATACGGAGTGGACGGCAGGGTTCTGGTCAGGCATCTTGTGGTTATGCACGGAGTATACTCAGGACCCGAGGTTTCGTGAGGCAGCGGTAAATAGCGTCGATAACTTCCGTCGGCGAATGGAACAGAAAAGCATTTTCGATCATCATGATATTGGCTTCCTTTATTCGTTGTCTTCCAAGGCACAATGGATTGTGGAGCATGACGCTGCCGCAAGGAAGCTCACGCTGGAAGCTGCTGATATGCTGATGAAACGCTGGCGGGAGGATGCTGGACTGATTCAGGCTTGGGGGCGGAAAGGTGACGTGAACAACGGAGGGCGAATTATTATCGATTGCTTGCTCAATCTTCCGCTGCTGTTCTGGGCGTATGAGCAGACCAATAACGACGAGTATCGCCGCGTTGCCGAGCTGCATGCGCTGAAAAGCCGCCGTTTCCTCGTTCGTGGAGACGACTCAAGTTATCATACTTTTTATTTTGATCAGACTACCGGAGAGGCCATTCGAGGTGGTACGCATCAAGGCTACAATGATGGTTCTACCTGGACTCGTGGACAGGCTTGGGGGATATATGGTTTTGCATTGTGCAGCCGCTATTTGCAAAATGCAGAGATGCTGGAGACAGCCAAACGTCTTGCCCGTTATTTCATCGCCCATCTTCCGGAGGATGAAGTAGCGTATTGGGATTTCGATGCCCCGCAGACACCTGAAACGAAACGGGACAGTTCTGCATCGGCTATTGTTGCCTGCGGTTTGCTGGAAATTGCGGGAAGGCTTGATGAAGCTGATCCTGAGCGGGAGACTTTTCGGAAAGCAGCGGAATCGTCCATGAAATCCTTAATTAATTATTATTCCACGCAGGGCTCCGATACAGCGGAGGGTCTGCTGAAGCATGGTTCTTACTCTGTAAGAGGTGGGGATTCACCTGACGATTACACGATCTGGGGCGATTATTTTTATCTTGAAGCGTTAATGCGTTTGGAACGAGGTATACCTGGCTATTGGTACGATCGTTAA
- a CDS encoding sulfatase-like hydrolase/transferase: MEKPNFLVILVDEERYPPVYESTEIQAWRRENLITQERLKSHSMEFHRHYIGTTACCPSRATMFTGQYPSLHGVSQTVGIAKESYDSDMFWLNPNTVPTMGNYFRAAGYQTYYKGKWHISNADIISPGTHQSVPSYHPLTGVPEPQLESLYLHASRLEEFGFSDWIGPDPIGRNPRNSASSAAFGLSGRDEVYAAETVHLIESLDRRKNENQQVEPWLIVSSFVNPHDITLYGDLAARLPDFKFEVDPMPAVDAPPTIHEWLGTKPRCQASYRDLYPKALQPITNQSFYRQLYYQLQKNADRQMFKVYEALTRSSFYDNTIVIFTSDHGDLLGAHGNLHQKWYCAYEEYLHVPFLIHNKHLFPEQQHVHSLTSHVDLLPTMLGLANINFSEIHGRLQKEFSEARHLVGRDLTPLVYGDPNPALTQQPVYFMTDDDVTRGQHQTNPLGIPYSSVVQPNHIETVITTLYKNNKPEIWKFSRYFDNTQFWTQPEHDEYELYNLTDDPLETCNLAHSAYATPQTMNIQQWMMQLLKEQRKQKRLYPHQPTI, translated from the coding sequence ATGGAGAAACCCAACTTTCTCGTCATTCTTGTGGATGAAGAGCGTTATCCTCCTGTATATGAGAGCACAGAAATACAGGCATGGCGCAGAGAAAATCTGATTACCCAGGAACGTTTAAAGTCCCACAGTATGGAATTCCATCGGCATTATATCGGAACAACCGCCTGCTGTCCCAGTCGCGCTACCATGTTCACAGGTCAGTATCCATCACTGCACGGAGTCAGTCAGACTGTCGGCATTGCCAAGGAATCGTATGACTCCGACATGTTCTGGCTGAATCCCAATACGGTGCCTACGATGGGCAATTACTTTCGAGCAGCAGGATACCAGACGTACTATAAAGGAAAATGGCATATATCCAATGCGGATATCATCTCTCCCGGCACCCACCAAAGTGTTCCCAGTTATCACCCCTTGACTGGGGTTCCTGAGCCCCAATTGGAAAGTCTTTACCTTCACGCGAGCCGTTTGGAGGAATTCGGATTCTCCGATTGGATCGGCCCTGATCCCATAGGCAGAAACCCTCGCAACTCCGCTTCCTCCGCCGCCTTTGGCTTAAGTGGACGGGACGAGGTATACGCCGCCGAAACGGTTCATCTCATTGAGTCCCTTGATCGCAGGAAGAACGAAAATCAACAAGTTGAGCCCTGGCTCATTGTCTCTTCCTTTGTGAACCCGCATGATATTACGCTATATGGTGATTTAGCGGCGCGCCTACCCGATTTCAAATTCGAGGTAGATCCAATGCCCGCAGTCGACGCTCCGCCGACCATACACGAGTGGCTGGGCACCAAACCGCGTTGTCAGGCAAGTTACCGAGACTTGTATCCAAAAGCTTTACAGCCTATCACCAATCAGAGCTTCTATCGCCAGCTATATTACCAATTGCAAAAAAATGCGGATCGTCAAATGTTCAAAGTATATGAGGCTCTTACGCGCTCCTCCTTCTATGACAATACCATTGTTATTTTCACATCGGATCATGGCGATCTGCTCGGCGCTCACGGTAATCTTCATCAAAAATGGTACTGTGCCTATGAGGAATACCTTCATGTTCCTTTTCTGATCCACAATAAACATCTGTTTCCCGAGCAACAACATGTGCATAGCCTGACAAGTCATGTCGATCTGCTACCAACCATGCTGGGTCTGGCCAATATTAACTTTTCCGAAATCCATGGACGATTGCAAAAGGAATTCAGTGAAGCCCGCCATTTGGTAGGACGGGATCTCACCCCTCTTGTTTATGGAGACCCTAATCCCGCGCTGACCCAGCAACCGGTCTATTTTATGACGGACGATGATGTCACACGTGGTCAGCACCAAACCAATCCATTGGGCATACCCTATTCGTCTGTTGTACAGCCCAACCACATCGAGACCGTAATTACCACCCTTTATAAAAACAACAAACCGGAAATCTGGAAGTTTTCCCGGTACTTTGACAATACTCAATTTTGGACTCAGCCGGAACATGATGAATATGAATTGTACAACTTGACGGACGATCCGCTGGAAACCTGCAATCTGGCCCATTCCGCCTATGCCACTCCGCAGACGATGAACATTCAGCAGTGGATGATGCAGCTTCTGAAGGAACAACGGAAACAAAAACGTTTGTATCCTCATCAACCCACGATATAG
- the pdxA gene encoding 4-hydroxythreonine-4-phosphate dehydrogenase PdxA yields MKPTVGITMGDAAGIGPEIIMKALGHQEVYNHCNPLVIGDAKILERVLPVIGSSLKVNAVHEPSEAKYEFGTVDVIDLDLIPADLEYGKVSAVAGDAAFQFLAKAIDLAKKQQIHSICTAPLNKEALHLGGHLYPGHTEILADLTDTEDFSMMLTTPNLRVIHLTTHMGLIDAIASINPERTYTVVKLAHDTLKKAGFENPRVAVCGINPHAGENGLFGNGEEEEKLQPGIERAQKEGINVVGPLPADTLFFRAGRGDFDIVVACYHDQGHAPIKVMGIEEGVNITVGLKGGIIRTSVDHGTAFDIAGKNIADDKSMLAAIRSAIELAPKTQI; encoded by the coding sequence ATGAAACCAACCGTAGGAATTACAATGGGCGATGCAGCAGGCATCGGACCCGAGATCATTATGAAAGCATTGGGCCATCAGGAGGTCTACAACCATTGCAATCCACTTGTCATTGGCGATGCAAAAATATTGGAGCGTGTCCTGCCTGTCATCGGATCGAGCCTGAAGGTAAATGCTGTTCATGAGCCATCCGAAGCCAAGTATGAATTCGGTACGGTGGACGTTATTGATCTGGATCTCATTCCTGCAGATCTGGAATATGGAAAAGTATCTGCCGTTGCGGGAGATGCAGCATTTCAGTTTCTGGCCAAGGCCATTGATCTAGCCAAAAAACAGCAAATCCACTCCATCTGTACGGCACCTCTGAACAAAGAAGCCCTACACCTGGGTGGACACTTGTATCCAGGACACACCGAGATTTTGGCTGATCTGACTGATACAGAGGATTTCTCCATGATGCTGACTACACCCAATCTGCGAGTAATTCACCTTACGACACATATGGGCCTGATTGATGCCATTGCAAGCATCAACCCGGAAAGAACATACACTGTGGTTAAACTGGCTCATGATACGTTGAAAAAAGCCGGCTTCGAAAATCCACGTGTAGCTGTTTGCGGTATCAACCCGCATGCAGGTGAGAACGGACTTTTCGGTAATGGTGAAGAGGAAGAAAAACTGCAGCCTGGCATCGAACGTGCGCAAAAGGAAGGCATTAATGTCGTTGGTCCACTTCCGGCGGACACCTTATTCTTCCGTGCTGGCCGTGGCGATTTCGATATCGTTGTGGCTTGTTATCACGACCAGGGACATGCCCCAATCAAAGTCATGGGCATTGAAGAAGGTGTGAACATTACGGTGGGTCTCAAAGGCGGCATTATCCGTACATCTGTAGACCATGGAACAGCCTTTGACATCGCAGGCAAAAACATCGCCGATGACAAAAGCATGCTGGCCGCCATCCGTTCCGCCATTGAACTTGCGCCAAAAACGCAAATTTAA
- a CDS encoding four-carbon acid sugar kinase family protein, with translation MKLAIIADDLTGANDSGVQLARHGLKTSVLFNMDEDNIRHYDAVVFDTDSRSITPEDAYQRVSRAAELLLRNGFSTIFKKMDSTMRGNIGIEIDALYDVVKPDFMMIAPGYPKNNRTILNGTHYLNGVPLADTEIANDPKTPVTLSYLPDLLKLQTKYEVGEVTVSDLELGIDHMKTKLETFKANGIPYILVDSTDEQHLEQILSITSKLDYSFAWAGSAGIANYLPTHYGLGATSAELNIPANSGPILTVVGSVNKNSREQLKLLLQKTNVSSIPFHSFKAVSGSADREQEIERVYEEVMAKAVEGNDVVLYSTAEQVDIELARATGEVRGLNHTEVSNEIVRAIGEICAKLLENGYFKGVSMTGGDTAKQICMKWNISGFELLDELEIGVPISKFIGIEDLHVITKAGGFGKPDVFIHAIEKLKGGVTV, from the coding sequence ATGAAATTAGCCATTATTGCAGATGATTTGACCGGTGCCAATGACAGCGGGGTGCAGCTTGCCCGTCATGGATTAAAGACAAGCGTGCTTTTCAACATGGACGAAGATAACATTCGTCATTACGATGCGGTCGTGTTTGATACCGATAGCCGTTCCATCACACCGGAGGATGCGTATCAGCGGGTTAGCCGAGCAGCCGAACTGCTGTTAAGGAACGGATTTAGTACCATTTTCAAAAAAATGGATTCGACCATGCGCGGAAACATCGGGATCGAGATCGACGCTTTGTATGATGTGGTCAAACCGGACTTCATGATGATTGCCCCGGGCTATCCCAAGAACAATCGCACCATTCTTAATGGCACACATTATCTGAACGGGGTTCCACTGGCCGATACCGAGATTGCGAATGATCCGAAGACACCTGTGACCCTTTCATATCTTCCGGATTTGCTCAAGCTTCAGACCAAGTATGAGGTGGGCGAGGTTACGGTGAGTGATCTTGAATTAGGTATAGATCATATGAAGACGAAGCTGGAAACCTTTAAGGCAAACGGCATTCCCTATATCCTCGTCGACTCGACGGATGAGCAGCATTTGGAGCAGATTCTAAGCATCACCAGCAAGCTGGATTACTCATTTGCCTGGGCAGGCTCTGCAGGGATCGCGAACTACCTTCCCACTCATTACGGCTTGGGAGCCACGTCTGCGGAATTGAACATTCCGGCGAATTCAGGTCCGATCCTCACCGTGGTAGGGAGTGTGAACAAAAACTCTCGTGAGCAGCTCAAGCTGTTGCTACAGAAAACTAACGTATCATCCATCCCGTTCCACTCCTTCAAAGCCGTATCGGGATCGGCAGATCGTGAGCAAGAAATCGAGCGTGTGTATGAGGAAGTGATGGCCAAAGCCGTGGAAGGCAATGACGTTGTTCTCTATTCAACGGCCGAACAGGTAGATATTGAACTGGCACGTGCTACGGGTGAAGTCCGAGGACTTAATCACACCGAGGTCAGCAATGAAATTGTACGGGCCATAGGTGAAATCTGCGCCAAGCTGCTGGAGAACGGGTACTTCAAAGGTGTGTCCATGACGGGCGGAGATACAGCTAAGCAAATCTGTATGAAGTGGAATATCAGTGGTTTTGAGCTGCTTGATGAGCTTGAAATTGGTGTACCGATATCGAAATTTATTGGAATTGAGGATCTGCACGTGATTACCAAAGCGGGCGGGTTCGGCAAGCCCGACGTCTTCATCCATGCCATTGAAAAATTAAAAGGAGGAGTTACCGTATGA
- a CDS encoding 2-keto-3-deoxygluconate permease: protein MNIKATLDRIPGGMMVVPLLLGATINTFFPNALRIGGFTEALFVNSSSTLIALFLLIAGTQITFKTAGSSVGKGVTLLVFKWAVGAILGLIAIYFADSNGLFLGLAPLAIIAAMTNSNGGLYIALAGQYGKEDDKAAYPFLALSDGPFLTMVALSIFGAMGFANGMFSPMAFVAVLLPLIVGVVIGNLDRNLAEWLHKGSDKLVPFFAFSLGMGINFSSIIQGGLSGIMLGVITVLITGGVGYLLFKAIGWNPIVGASEGSTAGNAVGTPAAIVAANASFAPIAEIATVQIAASVVTTAILLPIFIGFLSKRLDKSGGVEKYNQRPST, encoded by the coding sequence ATGAACATTAAAGCAACATTAGATCGTATTCCTGGCGGTATGATGGTTGTTCCCCTGTTGCTCGGTGCAACCATTAACACATTCTTTCCGAATGCTTTGCGAATCGGGGGTTTCACGGAAGCCCTGTTCGTAAATAGCTCAAGCACATTGATTGCCCTGTTCCTGTTGATTGCTGGTACACAAATCACGTTCAAGACGGCCGGTTCTTCGGTTGGAAAGGGTGTTACACTGCTTGTGTTCAAGTGGGCAGTTGGTGCAATATTAGGTTTGATCGCCATCTATTTTGCGGATTCCAATGGTTTATTCCTTGGTTTGGCACCGCTTGCTATTATCGCTGCAATGACGAATTCCAATGGTGGACTGTACATCGCATTGGCCGGACAATACGGCAAAGAAGATGACAAGGCTGCTTACCCGTTCCTCGCACTTAGCGATGGACCTTTTCTTACCATGGTTGCACTCTCTATTTTCGGTGCGATGGGCTTCGCCAACGGCATGTTCTCCCCGATGGCTTTTGTAGCCGTACTGCTTCCACTGATCGTCGGTGTTGTTATCGGTAACCTGGATCGCAACCTTGCTGAATGGCTGCACAAAGGCAGCGACAAGCTCGTTCCATTCTTCGCCTTCTCACTTGGTATGGGAATCAACTTCTCGTCCATCATTCAAGGCGGACTTAGCGGCATTATGCTGGGTGTAATTACTGTATTGATTACTGGCGGCGTCGGCTATCTGCTCTTCAAAGCCATTGGCTGGAATCCCATTGTCGGAGCTTCGGAAGGTTCCACAGCCGGTAACGCTGTAGGTACACCTGCTGCCATCGTAGCTGCCAATGCTTCATTTGCTCCAATTGCTGAAATCGCTACCGTGCAGATTGCGGCGAGTGTTGTGACAACCGCCATTCTGCTGCCGATCTTCATCGGATTCCTTTCCAAAAGGCTGGATAAATCAGGCGGTGTCGAGAAATACAATCAAAGACCGTCCACATAA